In Aliamphritea ceti, a single window of DNA contains:
- the tsaA gene encoding tRNA (N6-threonylcarbamoyladenosine(37)-N6)-methyltransferase TrmO, whose protein sequence is MTTELNLPPIAIIHSGFKEKFGIPRQPGLAKSMMATIELLPEFSSPEAVRGLETCSHIWLIFVFSACVDKGWSPSVRPPRLGGNQKLGVFASRSPFRPNPIGLSPVKLESIRHENNTVFLDVSGADLLDQTPILDIKPYLPYSDIIEDANFELATQAETLELAVKYSGDAEAKMETHALRLNTPLRQQIEEILRCDPRPAYHKNKQNTRIYGIKLHDLDIRWTINSEQIQVTEIILES, encoded by the coding sequence ATGACTACCGAGCTCAATCTGCCCCCCATAGCTATTATCCACAGCGGATTCAAAGAAAAGTTCGGCATTCCCAGACAACCGGGACTGGCAAAATCAATGATGGCCACAATTGAACTACTGCCGGAGTTTTCATCCCCAGAAGCGGTTCGCGGCCTGGAAACCTGCTCACATATATGGCTAATATTCGTATTTAGTGCCTGTGTCGATAAGGGCTGGTCTCCAAGTGTAAGGCCACCGAGACTTGGTGGTAATCAAAAACTGGGAGTATTCGCATCACGCTCACCTTTCCGACCTAATCCAATTGGACTTTCACCGGTAAAGCTCGAAAGTATACGTCATGAAAACAACACAGTATTTCTGGATGTCAGCGGTGCAGATTTGCTCGACCAAACCCCTATTCTCGACATTAAACCTTATCTGCCGTATAGCGACATAATTGAAGACGCTAATTTTGAATTGGCCACACAAGCTGAAACGCTTGAACTGGCTGTTAAGTATTCTGGTGATGCTGAAGCAAAAATGGAAACTCATGCTCTGCGGTTAAATACTCCACTTCGACAGCAAATAGAAGAAATTCTGCGCTGCGATCCTCGTCCTGCATACCATAAGAACAAACAAAACACGCGTATATACGGTATCAAACTGCATGACCTGGACATTCGCTGGACAATAAATTCTGAACAGATTCAGGTAACTGAAATTATACTTGAGTCTTAA